In Chaetodon auriga isolate fChaAug3 chromosome 7, fChaAug3.hap1, whole genome shotgun sequence, a genomic segment contains:
- the stard13b gene encoding stAR-related lipid transfer protein 13 isoform X1 has translation MFRELSESTGSECLGSMTPETQDIYLRMDHHRRRSGYRLGRIIARQQLLKKISGEIEAKEACDWLRAAGFPQYAQLFEDSQFPIDITPVKRDHDFLDKDLVEPLCRRLNTLNKCASMKLDVNLPKKKSEDSDEEDLFAISDKWTFEWSSRRWSRLQDIDCLLGNQGEGQPSRDGVPLRTTTSSESVLTDLSEPEVSSLHSESSGGSGHRGLSTEDSDCSNRTCSDSAAMPDSTSLTMPHIPKEITHYGSLPDKHGKTSRIRAKDFLKRMETLRSRGTLGRGRKTLVISAPVLQQEAQALKTLRCVEIINGDGGAPETPSNKILPSQSSSEGSSHSSGSAVSTPSMKERKPHRADYKRSGMYLEDIDIFSGNQENKVAEENRRNEFCSYEDLVVHIPKDHKPGTFPKALSIESLSPTNGASINWHTGSMHLDSPLISFRNESRPVTQCCSRGSRISVYDNVPGSHLYASTGDLIDLEKEDLFPHLDDILLHVNGLQQIVDHWSKNVLPVGEGLAQVDGEREDMRGLQSSSQITLDFEGNSVSESQTPPSYGDRDRVSLAETESTRLRERRDSGVGASLTRPNRLRWPSFQISNRLSHSVASLQITNQSAGQLSLLQKFSLLRLTAVMEKYSMSNKHGWTWSVPKFMKRMKVPDYKDKNVFGVPLIVHVQRSGQPLPLGLQQALRYLRSQCLDQVGLFRKSGVKSRIQALRHMNESSPDNVNYEDQSAYDVADMVKQFFRDLPEPLLTSKLGETFLHIYQYVPKDQRLQAVQAAIMLMSDENREVLQTLLCFLSDVTSSVEENQMTPMNIAVCLAPSLFHLNILKKDNLSPKAMQKKYATGRPDQKDLNENLAATQGLAHMIIECNRLFEIPHEMVTQSRNSYVEADLHAPTIGELCKQLEDDDGTYQTHLEGRLQNLLKEAREKSKYWMSCSSSDNTELHYKKVGDGNPLRRWRVSVEVEAPPSVVLNRVLRERHLWDVDLLQWKVCETLDKQTEVFQYVLNRMPPHPSRDFVVLRSWRMDLPKGACSLVSVSIEHEDCPPVGGVRAIVLESNYLLEPCGSGKSRLTHICRVDLKGRTPDWYNKAFGHLCAAEAARIRNSFQPLITDGPETKI, from the exons ATGTTTCGGGAGCTCTCAGAGTCCACAGGCAGCGAGTGTCTTGGGAGTATGACCCCAGAGACTCAGGACATCTACCTGAGAATGGACCATCACCGCAGACGCTCTGGGTACAGGCTGGGAAGGATCATTGCCAGGCAGCAACTGCTCAAGAAGATTTCAGGAG AAATTGAGGCGAAAGAGGCGTGTGACTGGCTGCGGGCAGCAGGATTTCCCCAGTATGCTCAGCTCTTTGAAG attCCCAGTTCCCCATTGACATCACTCCTGTGAAGCGAGACCATGACTTCCTGGACAAAGATCTTGTGGAGCCTCTTTGCAG GCGACTCAACACCTTGAACAAATGTGCCTCTATGAAACTGGACGTGAACCTTCCGAAGAAGAAA AGTGAAGATTCTGATGAAGAAGACCTGTTTGCTATCAGTGACAAATGGACCTTTGAGTGGAGCAGCCGGCGTTGGTCCAGGTTACAGGACATTGACTGTCTGCTGGGAAATCAGGGAGAGGGTCAGCCCTCCAGAGACGGTGTGCCTCTGAGAACCACCACCAGCAGCGAGAGTGTTTTGACAGACCTCAGCGAGCCTGAGGTCTCTTCGTTGCATAGCGAGAGCAGCGGTGGCAGCGGTCATAGGGGCCTCAGCACGGAGGACTCTGACTGCTCCAACCGCACCTGCTCGGATTCTGCAGCAATGCCAGACTCTACATCTCTCACAATGCCTCATATCCCCAAAGAAATTACTCACTACGGCTCACTACCTGACAAGCACGGCAAGACGAGCCGCATACGTGCCAAAGACTTCCTGAAGCGCATGGAGACACTGCGCTCCAGAGGGACTCTGGGGAGGGGTCGTAAGACATTGGTCATCAGCGCTCCAGTGCTGCAGCAAGAGGCCCAGGCACTGAAGACGCTACGGTGTGTCGAGATCATAAATGGAGACGGTGGAGCTCCGGAAACACCATCCAACAAAATTCTGCCGTCCCAGTCCAGTAGCGAGGGAAGCAGCCATTCTAGTGGCAGCGCTGTCAGCACACCCAGCATGAAGGAGCGTAAGCCTCACCGGGCTGACTACAAGCGCAGTGGCATGTATTTGGAGGACATAGACATCTTCTCAGGCAACCAAGAGAACAAAGTCGCAGAAGAAAACCGCAGGAATGAATTCTGCTCCTATGAAGATCTGGTGGTCCACATTCCCAAAGACCACAAGCCAGGAACCTTCCCCAAAGCTCTGTCCATAGAGAGCCTGTCCCCTACCAATGGGGCCTCCATCAACTGGCACACAGGCAGCATGCACCTGGACTCCCCACTGATTTCATTCAGGAATGAATCCAGGCCTGTCACCCAGTGCTGCTCCAGAGGCAGCCGCATCAGTGTGTACGATAATGTTCCTGGCTCGCATCTATACGCCAGCACTGGAGACCTAATAGACCTGGAGAAAGAGGACCTGTTCCCTCACCTGGACGATATCTTGCTGCATGTCAATGGTCTGCAACAGATAGTGGACCACTGGTCCAAGAATGTGTTACCTGTTGGAGAAGGGCTGGCGCAGGTGGATGGTGAGAGGGAAGATATGAGAGGCCTCCAGTCCTCTAGTCAAATCACATTGGACTTTGAGGGAAATTCGGTCTCAGAAAGCCAGACACCACCTAGCTAtggggacagagacagagtatCACTTGCTGAGACAGAATCCACAAGGCTCAGGGAAAGGAGGGACTCAGGAGTAGGCGCTTCACTCACAAGACCTAATCG GTTACGATGGCCCAGCTTTCAGATATCAAATCGTCTAAGTCACTCAGTGGCATCCCTGCAGATTACCAACCAGTCTGCAGGCCAGCTGAGTTTGCTGCAGAAGTTTTCTCTGCTGCGTCTTACTGCAGTCATGGAGAAGTACTCCATGTCCAACAAGCATGGCTGGACTTG GTCTGTCCCAAAGTTTATGAAGAGAATGAAGGTACCAGACTATAAGGACAAGAATGTGTTCGGAGTGCCTCTCATTGTGCATGTGCAGCGTTCTGGACAACCGTTGCCCCTCGGCCTGCAGCAGGCCCTGCGGTACCTGAGGAGCCAGTGTCTTGACCAG GTGGGTCTCTTTCGTAAGTCAGGGGTGAAGTCTCGGATTCAAGCTCTGAGGCATATGAATGAGAGTTCTCCAGACAATGTGAACTATGAGGATCAGTCTGCCTACGATGTGGCTGACATGGTGAAGCAGTTCTTCAGGGATCTGCCTGAGCCTCTGCTCACCAGCAAGCTGGGGGAGACCTTCCTCCACATCTACCAAT aTGTCCCGAAGGACCAAAGGTTGCAAGCTGTCCAGGCAGCCATCATGTTGATGTCAGATGAAAACCGAGAGGTGCTGCAGACACTGCTCTGCTTCctcagtgatgtcacttcctccGTGGAGGAGAACCAGATGACACCCATGAACATCGCTGTGTGCCTGGCCCCCTCCCTTTTTCATCTCAACATACTCAAGAAAGACAATCTCTCAccaaa GGCCATGCAGAAGAAGTATGCCACAGGCAGACCCGACCAGAAGGATCTGAATGAAAACTTAGCAGCAACACAGGGCCTCGCTCATATGATCATAGAGTGCAACCGTCTCTTTGAG ATCCCTCATGAGATGGTTACTCAATCGCGTAATTCATACGTGGAGGCTGACTTGCATGCACCAACAATTGGTGAGCTGTGCAAGCAGCTGGAAGATGATGATGGGACGTACCAAACTCATTTGGAGGGGAGACTTCAGAACCTGCTTAAAGAAGCCCGGGAAAAGTCCAAATACTGGatgtcctgcagcagctctgataaCACAGAGCTCCACTATAAGAAG GTGGGAGACGGGAACCCTTTGAGACGATGGAGAGTGTCTGTGGAGGTGGAAGCGCCGCCATCTGTAGTGTTGAACCGTGTGCTGCGAGAGCGCCACCTGTGGGATGTGGACCTGCTGCAGTGGAAAGTGTGTGAGACATTGGACAAGCAGACAGAGGTGTTTCAGTACGTCCTCAATCGCATGCCACCTCATCCCAGCAGGGACTTCGTGGTTCTCAG GTCATGGAGGATGGACTTGCCCAAAGGTGCCTGCTCCCTGGTTTCTGTGTCTATAGAGCATGAGGACTGTCCTCCTGTAGGAGGTGTGCGAGCTATAGTCCTGGAGTCCAACTACCTGCTCGAACCCTGCGGCTCAGGAAAGTCCAGACTGACTCACATCTGCAGAGTGGACTTGAA GGGAAGGACTCCAGACTGGTATAACAAAGCCTTTGGtcacctctgtgctgcagaagcTGCCCGCATCCGCAACTCCTTTCAGCCACTAATCACAGACGGCCCAGAGACCAAAATCTGA
- the stard13b gene encoding stAR-related lipid transfer protein 13 isoform X2 produces the protein MTSRRNSAKLKLRRSFSEQLRSSTSKAWDLLWRNVRERRLAEIEAKEACDWLRAAGFPQYAQLFEDSQFPIDITPVKRDHDFLDKDLVEPLCRRLNTLNKCASMKLDVNLPKKKSEDSDEEDLFAISDKWTFEWSSRRWSRLQDIDCLLGNQGEGQPSRDGVPLRTTTSSESVLTDLSEPEVSSLHSESSGGSGHRGLSTEDSDCSNRTCSDSAAMPDSTSLTMPHIPKEITHYGSLPDKHGKTSRIRAKDFLKRMETLRSRGTLGRGRKTLVISAPVLQQEAQALKTLRCVEIINGDGGAPETPSNKILPSQSSSEGSSHSSGSAVSTPSMKERKPHRADYKRSGMYLEDIDIFSGNQENKVAEENRRNEFCSYEDLVVHIPKDHKPGTFPKALSIESLSPTNGASINWHTGSMHLDSPLISFRNESRPVTQCCSRGSRISVYDNVPGSHLYASTGDLIDLEKEDLFPHLDDILLHVNGLQQIVDHWSKNVLPVGEGLAQVDGEREDMRGLQSSSQITLDFEGNSVSESQTPPSYGDRDRVSLAETESTRLRERRDSGVGASLTRPNRLRWPSFQISNRLSHSVASLQITNQSAGQLSLLQKFSLLRLTAVMEKYSMSNKHGWTWSVPKFMKRMKVPDYKDKNVFGVPLIVHVQRSGQPLPLGLQQALRYLRSQCLDQVGLFRKSGVKSRIQALRHMNESSPDNVNYEDQSAYDVADMVKQFFRDLPEPLLTSKLGETFLHIYQYVPKDQRLQAVQAAIMLMSDENREVLQTLLCFLSDVTSSVEENQMTPMNIAVCLAPSLFHLNILKKDNLSPKAMQKKYATGRPDQKDLNENLAATQGLAHMIIECNRLFEIPHEMVTQSRNSYVEADLHAPTIGELCKQLEDDDGTYQTHLEGRLQNLLKEAREKSKYWMSCSSSDNTELHYKKVGDGNPLRRWRVSVEVEAPPSVVLNRVLRERHLWDVDLLQWKVCETLDKQTEVFQYVLNRMPPHPSRDFVVLRSWRMDLPKGACSLVSVSIEHEDCPPVGGVRAIVLESNYLLEPCGSGKSRLTHICRVDLKGRTPDWYNKAFGHLCAAEAARIRNSFQPLITDGPETKI, from the exons ATGACATCTAGAAGAAACTCCGCGAAACTGAAGCTCCGGCGGTCTTTCAGCGAGCAGCTGCGGAGCTCCACATCCAAAGCCTGGGATTTACTGTGGAGGAACGTCAGGGAGCGGCGACTGGCAG AAATTGAGGCGAAAGAGGCGTGTGACTGGCTGCGGGCAGCAGGATTTCCCCAGTATGCTCAGCTCTTTGAAG attCCCAGTTCCCCATTGACATCACTCCTGTGAAGCGAGACCATGACTTCCTGGACAAAGATCTTGTGGAGCCTCTTTGCAG GCGACTCAACACCTTGAACAAATGTGCCTCTATGAAACTGGACGTGAACCTTCCGAAGAAGAAA AGTGAAGATTCTGATGAAGAAGACCTGTTTGCTATCAGTGACAAATGGACCTTTGAGTGGAGCAGCCGGCGTTGGTCCAGGTTACAGGACATTGACTGTCTGCTGGGAAATCAGGGAGAGGGTCAGCCCTCCAGAGACGGTGTGCCTCTGAGAACCACCACCAGCAGCGAGAGTGTTTTGACAGACCTCAGCGAGCCTGAGGTCTCTTCGTTGCATAGCGAGAGCAGCGGTGGCAGCGGTCATAGGGGCCTCAGCACGGAGGACTCTGACTGCTCCAACCGCACCTGCTCGGATTCTGCAGCAATGCCAGACTCTACATCTCTCACAATGCCTCATATCCCCAAAGAAATTACTCACTACGGCTCACTACCTGACAAGCACGGCAAGACGAGCCGCATACGTGCCAAAGACTTCCTGAAGCGCATGGAGACACTGCGCTCCAGAGGGACTCTGGGGAGGGGTCGTAAGACATTGGTCATCAGCGCTCCAGTGCTGCAGCAAGAGGCCCAGGCACTGAAGACGCTACGGTGTGTCGAGATCATAAATGGAGACGGTGGAGCTCCGGAAACACCATCCAACAAAATTCTGCCGTCCCAGTCCAGTAGCGAGGGAAGCAGCCATTCTAGTGGCAGCGCTGTCAGCACACCCAGCATGAAGGAGCGTAAGCCTCACCGGGCTGACTACAAGCGCAGTGGCATGTATTTGGAGGACATAGACATCTTCTCAGGCAACCAAGAGAACAAAGTCGCAGAAGAAAACCGCAGGAATGAATTCTGCTCCTATGAAGATCTGGTGGTCCACATTCCCAAAGACCACAAGCCAGGAACCTTCCCCAAAGCTCTGTCCATAGAGAGCCTGTCCCCTACCAATGGGGCCTCCATCAACTGGCACACAGGCAGCATGCACCTGGACTCCCCACTGATTTCATTCAGGAATGAATCCAGGCCTGTCACCCAGTGCTGCTCCAGAGGCAGCCGCATCAGTGTGTACGATAATGTTCCTGGCTCGCATCTATACGCCAGCACTGGAGACCTAATAGACCTGGAGAAAGAGGACCTGTTCCCTCACCTGGACGATATCTTGCTGCATGTCAATGGTCTGCAACAGATAGTGGACCACTGGTCCAAGAATGTGTTACCTGTTGGAGAAGGGCTGGCGCAGGTGGATGGTGAGAGGGAAGATATGAGAGGCCTCCAGTCCTCTAGTCAAATCACATTGGACTTTGAGGGAAATTCGGTCTCAGAAAGCCAGACACCACCTAGCTAtggggacagagacagagtatCACTTGCTGAGACAGAATCCACAAGGCTCAGGGAAAGGAGGGACTCAGGAGTAGGCGCTTCACTCACAAGACCTAATCG GTTACGATGGCCCAGCTTTCAGATATCAAATCGTCTAAGTCACTCAGTGGCATCCCTGCAGATTACCAACCAGTCTGCAGGCCAGCTGAGTTTGCTGCAGAAGTTTTCTCTGCTGCGTCTTACTGCAGTCATGGAGAAGTACTCCATGTCCAACAAGCATGGCTGGACTTG GTCTGTCCCAAAGTTTATGAAGAGAATGAAGGTACCAGACTATAAGGACAAGAATGTGTTCGGAGTGCCTCTCATTGTGCATGTGCAGCGTTCTGGACAACCGTTGCCCCTCGGCCTGCAGCAGGCCCTGCGGTACCTGAGGAGCCAGTGTCTTGACCAG GTGGGTCTCTTTCGTAAGTCAGGGGTGAAGTCTCGGATTCAAGCTCTGAGGCATATGAATGAGAGTTCTCCAGACAATGTGAACTATGAGGATCAGTCTGCCTACGATGTGGCTGACATGGTGAAGCAGTTCTTCAGGGATCTGCCTGAGCCTCTGCTCACCAGCAAGCTGGGGGAGACCTTCCTCCACATCTACCAAT aTGTCCCGAAGGACCAAAGGTTGCAAGCTGTCCAGGCAGCCATCATGTTGATGTCAGATGAAAACCGAGAGGTGCTGCAGACACTGCTCTGCTTCctcagtgatgtcacttcctccGTGGAGGAGAACCAGATGACACCCATGAACATCGCTGTGTGCCTGGCCCCCTCCCTTTTTCATCTCAACATACTCAAGAAAGACAATCTCTCAccaaa GGCCATGCAGAAGAAGTATGCCACAGGCAGACCCGACCAGAAGGATCTGAATGAAAACTTAGCAGCAACACAGGGCCTCGCTCATATGATCATAGAGTGCAACCGTCTCTTTGAG ATCCCTCATGAGATGGTTACTCAATCGCGTAATTCATACGTGGAGGCTGACTTGCATGCACCAACAATTGGTGAGCTGTGCAAGCAGCTGGAAGATGATGATGGGACGTACCAAACTCATTTGGAGGGGAGACTTCAGAACCTGCTTAAAGAAGCCCGGGAAAAGTCCAAATACTGGatgtcctgcagcagctctgataaCACAGAGCTCCACTATAAGAAG GTGGGAGACGGGAACCCTTTGAGACGATGGAGAGTGTCTGTGGAGGTGGAAGCGCCGCCATCTGTAGTGTTGAACCGTGTGCTGCGAGAGCGCCACCTGTGGGATGTGGACCTGCTGCAGTGGAAAGTGTGTGAGACATTGGACAAGCAGACAGAGGTGTTTCAGTACGTCCTCAATCGCATGCCACCTCATCCCAGCAGGGACTTCGTGGTTCTCAG GTCATGGAGGATGGACTTGCCCAAAGGTGCCTGCTCCCTGGTTTCTGTGTCTATAGAGCATGAGGACTGTCCTCCTGTAGGAGGTGTGCGAGCTATAGTCCTGGAGTCCAACTACCTGCTCGAACCCTGCGGCTCAGGAAAGTCCAGACTGACTCACATCTGCAGAGTGGACTTGAA GGGAAGGACTCCAGACTGGTATAACAAAGCCTTTGGtcacctctgtgctgcagaagcTGCCCGCATCCGCAACTCCTTTCAGCCACTAATCACAGACGGCCCAGAGACCAAAATCTGA
- the stard13b gene encoding stAR-related lipid transfer protein 13 isoform X3, whose protein sequence is MNLSGCMMKISQIEAKEACDWLRAAGFPQYAQLFEDSQFPIDITPVKRDHDFLDKDLVEPLCRRLNTLNKCASMKLDVNLPKKKSEDSDEEDLFAISDKWTFEWSSRRWSRLQDIDCLLGNQGEGQPSRDGVPLRTTTSSESVLTDLSEPEVSSLHSESSGGSGHRGLSTEDSDCSNRTCSDSAAMPDSTSLTMPHIPKEITHYGSLPDKHGKTSRIRAKDFLKRMETLRSRGTLGRGRKTLVISAPVLQQEAQALKTLRCVEIINGDGGAPETPSNKILPSQSSSEGSSHSSGSAVSTPSMKERKPHRADYKRSGMYLEDIDIFSGNQENKVAEENRRNEFCSYEDLVVHIPKDHKPGTFPKALSIESLSPTNGASINWHTGSMHLDSPLISFRNESRPVTQCCSRGSRISVYDNVPGSHLYASTGDLIDLEKEDLFPHLDDILLHVNGLQQIVDHWSKNVLPVGEGLAQVDGEREDMRGLQSSSQITLDFEGNSVSESQTPPSYGDRDRVSLAETESTRLRERRDSGVGASLTRPNRLRWPSFQISNRLSHSVASLQITNQSAGQLSLLQKFSLLRLTAVMEKYSMSNKHGWTWSVPKFMKRMKVPDYKDKNVFGVPLIVHVQRSGQPLPLGLQQALRYLRSQCLDQVGLFRKSGVKSRIQALRHMNESSPDNVNYEDQSAYDVADMVKQFFRDLPEPLLTSKLGETFLHIYQYVPKDQRLQAVQAAIMLMSDENREVLQTLLCFLSDVTSSVEENQMTPMNIAVCLAPSLFHLNILKKDNLSPKAMQKKYATGRPDQKDLNENLAATQGLAHMIIECNRLFEIPHEMVTQSRNSYVEADLHAPTIGELCKQLEDDDGTYQTHLEGRLQNLLKEAREKSKYWMSCSSSDNTELHYKKVGDGNPLRRWRVSVEVEAPPSVVLNRVLRERHLWDVDLLQWKVCETLDKQTEVFQYVLNRMPPHPSRDFVVLRSWRMDLPKGACSLVSVSIEHEDCPPVGGVRAIVLESNYLLEPCGSGKSRLTHICRVDLKGRTPDWYNKAFGHLCAAEAARIRNSFQPLITDGPETKI, encoded by the exons ATGAACCTCTCTGGCTGTATGATGAAAATATCCC AAATTGAGGCGAAAGAGGCGTGTGACTGGCTGCGGGCAGCAGGATTTCCCCAGTATGCTCAGCTCTTTGAAG attCCCAGTTCCCCATTGACATCACTCCTGTGAAGCGAGACCATGACTTCCTGGACAAAGATCTTGTGGAGCCTCTTTGCAG GCGACTCAACACCTTGAACAAATGTGCCTCTATGAAACTGGACGTGAACCTTCCGAAGAAGAAA AGTGAAGATTCTGATGAAGAAGACCTGTTTGCTATCAGTGACAAATGGACCTTTGAGTGGAGCAGCCGGCGTTGGTCCAGGTTACAGGACATTGACTGTCTGCTGGGAAATCAGGGAGAGGGTCAGCCCTCCAGAGACGGTGTGCCTCTGAGAACCACCACCAGCAGCGAGAGTGTTTTGACAGACCTCAGCGAGCCTGAGGTCTCTTCGTTGCATAGCGAGAGCAGCGGTGGCAGCGGTCATAGGGGCCTCAGCACGGAGGACTCTGACTGCTCCAACCGCACCTGCTCGGATTCTGCAGCAATGCCAGACTCTACATCTCTCACAATGCCTCATATCCCCAAAGAAATTACTCACTACGGCTCACTACCTGACAAGCACGGCAAGACGAGCCGCATACGTGCCAAAGACTTCCTGAAGCGCATGGAGACACTGCGCTCCAGAGGGACTCTGGGGAGGGGTCGTAAGACATTGGTCATCAGCGCTCCAGTGCTGCAGCAAGAGGCCCAGGCACTGAAGACGCTACGGTGTGTCGAGATCATAAATGGAGACGGTGGAGCTCCGGAAACACCATCCAACAAAATTCTGCCGTCCCAGTCCAGTAGCGAGGGAAGCAGCCATTCTAGTGGCAGCGCTGTCAGCACACCCAGCATGAAGGAGCGTAAGCCTCACCGGGCTGACTACAAGCGCAGTGGCATGTATTTGGAGGACATAGACATCTTCTCAGGCAACCAAGAGAACAAAGTCGCAGAAGAAAACCGCAGGAATGAATTCTGCTCCTATGAAGATCTGGTGGTCCACATTCCCAAAGACCACAAGCCAGGAACCTTCCCCAAAGCTCTGTCCATAGAGAGCCTGTCCCCTACCAATGGGGCCTCCATCAACTGGCACACAGGCAGCATGCACCTGGACTCCCCACTGATTTCATTCAGGAATGAATCCAGGCCTGTCACCCAGTGCTGCTCCAGAGGCAGCCGCATCAGTGTGTACGATAATGTTCCTGGCTCGCATCTATACGCCAGCACTGGAGACCTAATAGACCTGGAGAAAGAGGACCTGTTCCCTCACCTGGACGATATCTTGCTGCATGTCAATGGTCTGCAACAGATAGTGGACCACTGGTCCAAGAATGTGTTACCTGTTGGAGAAGGGCTGGCGCAGGTGGATGGTGAGAGGGAAGATATGAGAGGCCTCCAGTCCTCTAGTCAAATCACATTGGACTTTGAGGGAAATTCGGTCTCAGAAAGCCAGACACCACCTAGCTAtggggacagagacagagtatCACTTGCTGAGACAGAATCCACAAGGCTCAGGGAAAGGAGGGACTCAGGAGTAGGCGCTTCACTCACAAGACCTAATCG GTTACGATGGCCCAGCTTTCAGATATCAAATCGTCTAAGTCACTCAGTGGCATCCCTGCAGATTACCAACCAGTCTGCAGGCCAGCTGAGTTTGCTGCAGAAGTTTTCTCTGCTGCGTCTTACTGCAGTCATGGAGAAGTACTCCATGTCCAACAAGCATGGCTGGACTTG GTCTGTCCCAAAGTTTATGAAGAGAATGAAGGTACCAGACTATAAGGACAAGAATGTGTTCGGAGTGCCTCTCATTGTGCATGTGCAGCGTTCTGGACAACCGTTGCCCCTCGGCCTGCAGCAGGCCCTGCGGTACCTGAGGAGCCAGTGTCTTGACCAG GTGGGTCTCTTTCGTAAGTCAGGGGTGAAGTCTCGGATTCAAGCTCTGAGGCATATGAATGAGAGTTCTCCAGACAATGTGAACTATGAGGATCAGTCTGCCTACGATGTGGCTGACATGGTGAAGCAGTTCTTCAGGGATCTGCCTGAGCCTCTGCTCACCAGCAAGCTGGGGGAGACCTTCCTCCACATCTACCAAT aTGTCCCGAAGGACCAAAGGTTGCAAGCTGTCCAGGCAGCCATCATGTTGATGTCAGATGAAAACCGAGAGGTGCTGCAGACACTGCTCTGCTTCctcagtgatgtcacttcctccGTGGAGGAGAACCAGATGACACCCATGAACATCGCTGTGTGCCTGGCCCCCTCCCTTTTTCATCTCAACATACTCAAGAAAGACAATCTCTCAccaaa GGCCATGCAGAAGAAGTATGCCACAGGCAGACCCGACCAGAAGGATCTGAATGAAAACTTAGCAGCAACACAGGGCCTCGCTCATATGATCATAGAGTGCAACCGTCTCTTTGAG ATCCCTCATGAGATGGTTACTCAATCGCGTAATTCATACGTGGAGGCTGACTTGCATGCACCAACAATTGGTGAGCTGTGCAAGCAGCTGGAAGATGATGATGGGACGTACCAAACTCATTTGGAGGGGAGACTTCAGAACCTGCTTAAAGAAGCCCGGGAAAAGTCCAAATACTGGatgtcctgcagcagctctgataaCACAGAGCTCCACTATAAGAAG GTGGGAGACGGGAACCCTTTGAGACGATGGAGAGTGTCTGTGGAGGTGGAAGCGCCGCCATCTGTAGTGTTGAACCGTGTGCTGCGAGAGCGCCACCTGTGGGATGTGGACCTGCTGCAGTGGAAAGTGTGTGAGACATTGGACAAGCAGACAGAGGTGTTTCAGTACGTCCTCAATCGCATGCCACCTCATCCCAGCAGGGACTTCGTGGTTCTCAG GTCATGGAGGATGGACTTGCCCAAAGGTGCCTGCTCCCTGGTTTCTGTGTCTATAGAGCATGAGGACTGTCCTCCTGTAGGAGGTGTGCGAGCTATAGTCCTGGAGTCCAACTACCTGCTCGAACCCTGCGGCTCAGGAAAGTCCAGACTGACTCACATCTGCAGAGTGGACTTGAA GGGAAGGACTCCAGACTGGTATAACAAAGCCTTTGGtcacctctgtgctgcagaagcTGCCCGCATCCGCAACTCCTTTCAGCCACTAATCACAGACGGCCCAGAGACCAAAATCTGA